A window from Synechococcus sp. UW179A encodes these proteins:
- the def gene encoding peptide deformylase, with protein sequence MARSFAQLARSAEKTSSSVAVPKKPLDSPPLHIHQLGDEVLRVEGRRVGKVDASVRDLARDMLRSMYTARGIGLAAPQVGVDKQLLVIDLDPETPSTPPLVLINPEIVSASAGLDTYEEGCLSIPGVYLDVVRPTAVQVSFRDEMGRPRTMKADGLMARCIQHEMDHLNGVLFVDRVTDKGGLLKELKDHGFHSTDVRPVT encoded by the coding sequence TTGGCCAGGAGCTTCGCCCAGTTGGCACGATCCGCCGAGAAGACCAGTTCTTCAGTGGCTGTGCCGAAGAAGCCTCTGGATTCTCCGCCTCTTCACATTCACCAACTCGGTGACGAAGTTCTCAGGGTTGAAGGCCGCCGCGTCGGTAAAGTCGATGCGTCGGTGAGGGATCTGGCCAGAGACATGCTGCGCAGCATGTACACGGCCCGAGGCATCGGTTTGGCAGCTCCCCAAGTAGGGGTAGACAAACAGTTGCTGGTGATCGATCTCGATCCGGAAACACCGAGCACTCCACCTTTGGTGTTGATCAATCCCGAGATCGTCTCCGCCAGCGCAGGACTGGACACCTACGAAGAAGGCTGTCTGAGCATTCCAGGGGTTTATTTGGATGTGGTGAGACCCACTGCGGTGCAGGTGAGTTTCCGGGATGAGATGGGTCGACCGCGCACGATGAAGGCCGATGGTCTGATGGCTCGCTGTATCCAACACGAGATGGATCATCTCAATGGTGTGCTGTTCGTCGATCGGGTTACAGACAAAGGCGGACTGCTCAAAGAGCTCAAAGATCATGGTTTCCACTCCACCGACGTGCGCCCCGTCACTTGA
- a CDS encoding DUF3747 domain-containing protein, which translates to MARIRIAAAALTVFGATVATGLMSSVRAQGSLFTTSEVDETKFVLVAAPIGSGERSQLNIYEQRTSARPCYAVSGSAPASVDPLLATFDFTGICNRYIDGNGYSLRIGGDDLGTRYRLSVIKSANDVQLMAVPTRNPSEPTLLVARAGGFGNNFVQLKLEPGWRLMRRQYGKRTLGHLYVYRDGVQSDSGSAAETAVPDETEQTP; encoded by the coding sequence ATGGCCCGTATCCGGATCGCCGCTGCCGCTCTCACGGTTTTCGGTGCCACTGTCGCCACAGGACTGATGTCCTCGGTGCGCGCCCAGGGCTCCTTGTTCACCACCTCTGAGGTGGATGAAACCAAATTTGTTTTGGTTGCGGCTCCGATCGGCTCTGGCGAACGATCCCAGCTCAATATCTACGAGCAACGCACCAGTGCTCGTCCCTGCTACGCGGTGAGCGGCAGTGCGCCAGCCTCAGTTGATCCGTTGTTGGCAACCTTTGATTTCACGGGAATTTGTAATCGCTATATCGATGGCAATGGCTATTCGCTGCGCATCGGTGGCGACGATCTGGGAACGCGTTATCGCCTGTCGGTGATCAAGTCGGCGAACGATGTTCAGTTGATGGCGGTTCCAACTCGTAATCCATCGGAGCCCACTTTGCTGGTGGCTCGGGCAGGCGGCTTTGGCAACAATTTCGTCCAACTGAAGCTCGAGCCCGGCTGGCGGCTGATGCGCCGTCAATACGGAAAGCGCACCCTCGGTCATCTTTACGTGTACCGAGATGGCGTGCAGTCCGATTCAGGGAGCGCTGCTGAGACTGCTGTCCCTGACGAAACAGAACAGACCCCTTGA
- the rpsU gene encoding 30S ribosomal protein S21 — MTQVTVGENEGIESALRRFKRQVSKAGIFADLKRLRHHETPIEKYKRKAQQRRRRR, encoded by the coding sequence ATGACCCAGGTCACGGTCGGCGAAAACGAAGGCATCGAATCGGCGTTGCGTCGCTTCAAGCGTCAGGTCTCCAAAGCTGGAATCTTCGCTGACCTCAAGCGTCTGCGTCACCACGAAACACCAATCGAGAAGTACAAGCGCAAGGCTCAGCAGCGTCGCCGCCGTCGCTGA
- a CDS encoding YifB family Mg chelatase-like AAA ATPase, protein MLARCLSASLLGFDAIPVTVEVDLAPGLPGLQLVGLPDTAIQESRERVRAALRNSGFRGPLVRVVVNLAPADLRKEGPAFDLPIALALLVASGQLDAPVLNGLWCAGELGLDGSIRPCRGILAIACQAAEQQARALAISADDAAEASLVKDLAIRSATTLRELVERLHSDRDEAPQRCRQSEQEAILQSAPAPPATNRLLHLPGQDLARQGLAIAAAGGHHLLLVGPPGCGKTVLAHQLPSLLPPLDRKEALDITRLHSIAGLIRGKGQLIRQRPFRSPHHSATAVALLGGGANPRPGELSLAHGGVLFLDELTEFPRSVLDQLRQPLEEGEIWLSRARLSCRFPSQVTLVAAANPCPCGWSGDRRCICSELKRRRYWGRLSGPLLDRLDLQLKLEPAEPNSLRQSMAEDSAQQDPTFSAASIHRARVRMRQRNPDGVTNRELSAEGLQRHGRLGAETISHWEEVIRARRLSMRSGLRLLRVARTVADLHANDQVTLENLASALCFRAFDVAEPWS, encoded by the coding sequence ATGCTGGCACGCTGCCTCAGTGCATCCCTGCTCGGATTCGACGCCATTCCTGTGACCGTCGAGGTGGATCTAGCGCCAGGATTACCAGGCCTGCAGCTGGTGGGCTTGCCGGATACCGCCATCCAAGAGTCGCGAGAACGTGTGAGAGCCGCGCTACGCAACAGTGGATTTCGCGGGCCTCTCGTGCGGGTGGTGGTGAACCTGGCACCTGCGGACCTGCGCAAGGAAGGTCCCGCCTTCGACCTCCCCATCGCACTGGCCTTGCTTGTGGCGAGTGGACAACTCGATGCACCTGTTCTCAACGGACTCTGGTGTGCCGGGGAGCTGGGACTGGATGGCAGCATCAGGCCCTGCCGCGGAATCTTGGCCATAGCCTGCCAGGCAGCTGAGCAACAGGCCCGCGCCCTTGCCATATCGGCAGATGATGCAGCAGAGGCCTCGCTGGTGAAGGACCTGGCAATCCGCAGCGCCACCACGCTTCGAGAGCTCGTGGAGCGTCTTCACAGTGACCGAGATGAAGCGCCTCAACGCTGCAGACAGTCGGAACAGGAAGCCATTCTGCAGAGCGCTCCAGCGCCTCCAGCAACCAACAGACTTCTCCACCTTCCTGGACAAGATCTCGCCCGTCAGGGACTCGCCATCGCTGCTGCTGGCGGCCACCACCTGCTGCTGGTGGGTCCACCTGGATGTGGCAAGACCGTTCTGGCCCATCAGTTGCCATCTCTGCTTCCTCCTCTGGATAGGAAGGAAGCCCTGGACATCACCCGCCTGCATTCGATTGCCGGACTCATCCGTGGGAAAGGCCAGCTGATCAGGCAACGCCCCTTTCGAAGCCCACACCACAGCGCAACAGCAGTCGCCTTGCTTGGAGGAGGTGCCAATCCCCGACCAGGAGAACTCAGCCTCGCCCACGGTGGAGTGCTTTTCCTGGATGAACTAACCGAATTCCCCAGATCGGTGCTCGACCAGCTGCGCCAACCGCTTGAAGAGGGTGAGATCTGGCTGAGTCGAGCAAGGCTCAGCTGTCGTTTCCCCAGCCAAGTGACCCTGGTCGCTGCCGCCAATCCCTGTCCATGCGGCTGGTCAGGCGATCGCCGCTGCATCTGCAGTGAGCTGAAACGTCGGCGTTACTGGGGGCGTCTGTCAGGACCACTGCTCGACCGGCTGGATCTTCAGTTGAAACTCGAACCAGCGGAACCCAACAGTTTGCGACAAAGCATGGCTGAAGACTCTGCTCAACAGGATCCGACGTTTAGCGCTGCCTCAATCCATCGCGCCCGGGTGCGGATGCGTCAGCGCAATCCAGATGGCGTGACCAATCGGGAACTCAGTGCCGAAGGCTTACAGCGTCATGGACGGCTTGGGGCAGAAACCATCAGCCATTGGGAGGAGGTGATCCGCGCACGACGTTTGAGCATGCGCAGCGGACTGCGTCTGCTGCGCGTTGCCAGGACAGTGGCAGACCTCCATGCCAATGACCAGGTGACCCTTGAGAATCTGGCCTCTGCCCTTTGTTTCAGAGCTTTTGATGTTGCAGAGCCATGGAGCTGA
- a CDS encoding histidine triad nucleotide-binding protein, whose protein sequence is MAEDTIFSRILRGEIPCDEVYNDEQCLAFRDIAPQAPVHVLVIPREPIPSLQDVGEEHAALLGHLLLIAARVAKQEGLKDWRTVINSGAAAGQTVFHLHVHVIGGRALDWPPG, encoded by the coding sequence ATGGCCGAGGACACAATCTTTTCCCGCATCTTGCGGGGTGAGATTCCCTGCGACGAGGTCTACAACGATGAGCAATGCCTCGCCTTTCGTGACATCGCTCCCCAGGCTCCAGTACATGTGTTGGTGATCCCGCGTGAACCGATCCCGAGCCTTCAGGACGTCGGCGAAGAGCATGCTGCTCTGCTGGGACATTTGCTCCTGATCGCAGCCAGAGTGGCTAAGCAGGAGGGATTGAAGGACTGGCGAACGGTGATCAACAGTGGTGCCGCTGCAGGTCAGACAGTGTTTCACCTGCATGTGCATGTGATTGGAGGTCGTGCTCTGGATTGGCCCCCCGGTTAA
- a CDS encoding ABC transporter ATP-binding protein/permease, producing MASLQSFRAQLTRLRRLSQPYFLPYTESNAWQFALLLLSLLFCVAATVLGLVSGLMAFLGAVWPQLTSQYLGGVQGAITSLWSRPIIEILSWGQLFLFIYPVALLIALISQERIGRGFPVKAWLYSPSILLAWGITALFTVSTVFGLLGWLAPTAVTASFSGVVNPLTQIWSSSIESISPWMNSLGLGLLCWGQFILLLFALGLGCFITFRSRLRQRRWIPWLMLGVIILMLLSVNGINAGITFIARDLTNALIARNPEASYRNLWVYGVCFMAALPIRTLQYYLTAKLSLVWRDWLTQSLISDYLKDRAYYILNPNEGSGGDVDNPDQRMADDTKDFTIEALRFTLDIFDSILSFSLNIAILWSISGELTVALLAYAGVMSALMIFAGRKLVAINTNQLRYEADFRYGLVHIRNNAESIAFYSGEPEESREVGQRLGTVIKNYDLLIIWQALLKMVQRSGIYGSNFIPYLILLAPILAGKMDYGSFAQANVAYSLVEGSLFFIIYNIESLARFSASVGRLEGFQSNISHVDRDEYTDFFSEVTPANSIVLKGAAVKTPFADRLLTENLNLSISSGQRLLVVGPSGCGKTSLLRVISGLWASPTGQVSTPATGDLLFIPQRPYMTLGSLREQLCYPLDCDRFSDEHLQAVLKEVQLQSVLDRYPSFDVKQDWPRLLSLGEQQRLAFARLLLNAPKVVVLDEATSALDVGTERYLYQLLVEREMAVVSVGHRPTLREFHDTVLELDGEGGWRLLPAASYEFGRV from the coding sequence ATGGCGTCCCTGCAGTCGTTTCGGGCCCAGCTGACGAGGCTGCGCAGGCTCTCTCAGCCGTATTTTCTGCCTTACACCGAGAGCAATGCCTGGCAGTTTGCATTACTGCTGCTGTCGTTGCTGTTTTGCGTTGCTGCAACGGTTCTGGGCCTCGTCTCAGGCCTGATGGCATTTTTGGGAGCCGTCTGGCCTCAGCTCACCTCCCAATATCTCGGTGGTGTGCAGGGGGCGATCACGTCGCTGTGGTCAAGGCCAATCATCGAGATCCTGTCATGGGGACAGCTCTTCCTTTTCATTTACCCGGTCGCGCTGCTCATCGCTCTTATTTCCCAGGAGCGGATTGGTCGAGGATTTCCAGTTAAGGCCTGGTTGTATTCCCCGAGCATTCTTTTGGCATGGGGTATTACGGCACTGTTCACCGTCTCTACTGTTTTTGGGCTGTTGGGATGGCTGGCCCCGACTGCGGTCACAGCGTCTTTCTCGGGGGTGGTGAATCCCCTGACACAAATTTGGTCAAGCTCGATCGAGTCCATTTCTCCCTGGATGAACAGCCTCGGGTTGGGTCTGCTCTGTTGGGGCCAGTTCATTCTTCTTCTGTTTGCATTAGGGCTCGGCTGTTTTATTACCTTTCGCTCGCGTTTGCGTCAGCGACGCTGGATCCCCTGGCTGATGCTCGGGGTAATCATTCTGATGCTGCTGTCTGTGAATGGAATCAATGCCGGCATCACCTTTATTGCCCGTGATTTAACCAACGCGCTGATTGCACGGAATCCAGAAGCCAGTTATCGCAATCTCTGGGTCTATGGCGTCTGCTTTATGGCGGCGCTGCCAATCCGCACCCTTCAGTATTACCTGACGGCCAAGCTGAGTTTGGTCTGGAGGGACTGGCTCACCCAGAGTTTGATCTCTGATTACCTCAAAGATCGAGCTTATTACATTCTGAATCCCAACGAAGGTTCAGGTGGTGATGTTGACAACCCTGATCAACGAATGGCCGATGACACCAAGGACTTCACGATTGAAGCATTGAGATTCACGCTGGATATTTTTGATTCGATTCTTAGTTTTTCTCTCAATATTGCCATTCTATGGAGTATCAGCGGCGAGCTAACAGTGGCTTTGTTGGCTTATGCGGGGGTGATGTCGGCCCTGATGATTTTCGCGGGACGAAAGCTTGTGGCGATCAATACCAATCAATTGCGATATGAGGCCGATTTTCGCTACGGCCTTGTGCACATTCGGAATAACGCTGAATCGATTGCCTTTTATTCCGGGGAGCCTGAGGAGTCGAGAGAAGTGGGTCAAAGATTGGGCACCGTGATCAAGAATTACGACCTTTTGATTATCTGGCAGGCTCTTTTGAAGATGGTGCAGCGATCGGGAATTTATGGAAGTAATTTTATCCCTTACTTGATTTTGCTCGCTCCAATCCTGGCGGGAAAAATGGATTACGGAAGTTTTGCTCAGGCGAATGTCGCCTACTCGCTGGTCGAAGGTTCTCTATTTTTCATTATTTACAACATCGAGTCTTTGGCTCGTTTCTCGGCTTCGGTTGGTCGTCTCGAGGGTTTCCAATCAAACATTTCCCATGTTGATCGTGATGAATACACCGACTTCTTCTCAGAGGTCACTCCGGCCAATTCAATTGTGCTCAAAGGTGCCGCTGTGAAGACCCCTTTTGCCGATCGTCTGCTGACTGAGAATCTGAATCTGAGCATCTCCAGCGGTCAGCGTCTGCTTGTGGTGGGACCATCCGGATGTGGCAAAACGTCTTTACTGCGTGTGATCAGCGGCCTTTGGGCCTCCCCCACCGGACAGGTTTCGACACCGGCAACTGGCGATCTGCTGTTCATTCCTCAGCGTCCATACATGACCCTGGGTTCACTGCGTGAACAGCTCTGCTACCCCCTTGATTGCGATCGCTTTAGCGATGAGCACCTTCAGGCCGTTCTTAAAGAAGTGCAGCTTCAGTCGGTGCTTGATCGCTACCCATCCTTCGATGTGAAGCAGGATTGGCCAAGGCTGCTTTCGTTGGGCGAGCAGCAAAGGCTCGCGTTTGCTCGTTTGTTGCTGAATGCTCCCAAAGTCGTTGTGCTGGATGAGGCCACTAGTGCTTTGGATGTTGGTACAGAGCGCTACCTCTACCAACTGCTGGTGGAGAGAGAGATGGCGGTCGTCAGTGTGGGGCACCGGCCCACACTGCGTGAGTTCCACGACACGGTTCTCGAGCTTGATGGCGAGGGAGGATGGCGTCTTCTCCCTGCGGCAAGCTATGAATTCGGCCGCGTTTGA
- a CDS encoding chlorophyll a/b-binding protein — MTSETDSAKPPEAPLDQTPSATTSDVPAFGWSGYAERVNGRFAMIGFLSVLLVETLSHDTFLHWSGLVP; from the coding sequence ATGACTTCCGAGACCGACTCAGCGAAGCCGCCTGAGGCTCCCCTCGACCAGACACCCTCCGCTACTACAAGTGATGTTCCTGCGTTCGGATGGAGCGGCTATGCGGAGCGCGTCAATGGTCGTTTCGCCATGATCGGCTTTCTTTCAGTGCTGCTTGTGGAAACACTGAGCCACGACACCTTCCTGCACTGGTCTGGTCTGGTGCCCTGA